One genomic segment of Oncorhynchus kisutch isolate 150728-3 linkage group LG15, Okis_V2, whole genome shotgun sequence includes these proteins:
- the LOC116353668 gene encoding S-antigen protein-like yields MVTGECLEAQVRETMVTGECLEAQVRETMVTGECLEAQVRETMVTGECLEAQVRETMVTGECLEAQVRETMVTGEWLEAQVRETMVTGECLEAQVRETMVTGECQEAQVRETMVTGKDSPSQHLLHGCKDSTSQHLLHGRKDSTSQHLMHGCKDSTSQHLLHGCKDSTSQHLLHSCKDSTSQHLMHGCKDSTSQHLLHGCKDSTSQHLLHGCKDSTSQHLMHGCKDSTSQHLLPGCKDSTSQHLLPGCKDSTSQHLLHGCMYSTSQHLLHGCKDSTSQHLLHGCKDSTSQHLLHGCKDSTSQHLLHGCMDSTSQHLLHGCKDSTSQHHLHGCMDSTSQHLLHGCKDSTSQHLLHGCMDSTSQHLLHGCKDSTSQHLLHGRYIDRMFYSKMFHVTLKQERKQDEDEEYQNGEQEEEQKGEQDEDEEQQNGEQEEDQKGRQNEEQDDGQDKEEEQNGEQEQNGEQEEEQNGEQDEEQKEEQNGEQDEEQNGEQEEEQNEEQEQEGEQDSDEEQNEAQEETG; encoded by the exons atggtgacaggtgagtGTCTGGAGGCTCAGGTACgtgagacgatggtgacaggtgagtGTCTGGAGGCTCAGGTACgtgagacgatggtgacaggtgagtGTCTGGAGGCTCAGGTACgtgagacgatggtgacaggtgagtGTCTGGAGGCTCAGGTAcgcgagacgatggtgacaggtgagtGTCTGGAGGCTCAGGTACgtgagacgatggtgacaggtgagtGGCTGGAGGCTCAGGTACgtgagacgatggtgacaggtgagtGTCTGGAGGCTCAGGTACgtgagacgatggtgacaggtgagtGTCAGGAGGCTCAGGTAcgcgagacgatggtgacag GCAAGGACAGCCCATCTCAGCACCTCCTACACGGCTGCAAGGacagcacatctcagcacctcCTGCATGGCCGCAAGGacagcacatctcagcacctcATGCACGGCTGCAAGGacagcacatctcagcacctcCTGCACGGCTGCAAGGacagcacatctcagcacctcCTGCACAGCTGCAAGGacagcacatctcagcacctcATGCACGGCTGCAAGGacagcacatctcagcacctcCTGCACGGCTGCAAGGacagcacatctcagcacctcCTGCACGGCTGCAAGGacagcacatctcagcacctcATGCACGGCTGCAAGGacagcacatctcagcacctcCTGCCAGGCTGCAAGGacagcacatctcagcacctcCTGCCAGGCTGCAAGGacagcacatctcagcacctcCTGCACGGCTGCATGTacagcacatctcagcacctcCTGCACGGCTGCAAGGacagcacatctcagcacctcCTGCACGGCTGCAAGGacagcacatctcagcacctcCTGCACGGCTGCAAGGacagcacatctcagcacctcCTGCACGGCTGCATGGacagcacatctcagcacctcCTGCACGGCTGCAAGGACAGCACATCTCAGCACCACCTGCACGGCTGCATGGacagcacatctcagcacctcCTGCACGGCTGCAAGGacagcacatctcagcacctcCTGCACGGCTGCATGGacagcacatctcagcacctcCTGCACGGCTGCAAGGacagcacatctcagcacctcCTGCACGGCCGCTACATTGACAGAATGTTTTACTCTAAAATGTTCCACGTTACTCTGAAACAGG AACGAAAACAGGACGAGGATGAGGAATACCAGAACggggaacaggaagaggaacagaAAGGGGAACAGGACGAGGATGAGGAACAACAGAACGGGGAACAGGAAGAGGATCAGAAAGGGAGACAAAACGAGGAACAGGATGATGGACAGGACAAGGAAGAGGAACAGAATGGGGAACAGGAACAGAATggggaacaggaagaggaacagaATGGGGAACAGGATGAGGAACAGAAAGAGGAACAGAATGGGGAACAGGATGAGGAACAGAATggggaacaggaagaggaacagaatgaggaacaggaacaggaaggtGAACAGGACAGTGACGAGGAACAGAACGAGGCACAGGAAGAGACGGGATGA